The following proteins come from a genomic window of Lolium rigidum isolate FL_2022 chromosome 5, APGP_CSIRO_Lrig_0.1, whole genome shotgun sequence:
- the LOC124652377 gene encoding phenylacetaldehyde reductase-like, translating into MGSAAAASQMTPPRVCVTGGGGYIASWLVKLLLSRGYAVHATVRDPCDPKNAHLTQLDGAAEGLRLFKADVLERAALAAAVKGCEGVFHVASPVPADKIVDPQSEVMEPAVKGTLNILEVCSSMKVQKVVVVSSTSAVHFNPNWPQGKPKDESCWSDKKVCIENELWYCVAKTVAEETALEYAEKNGLNVVTVCPCIVFGPQLQPVVNTSSELLVYVIKGGPNAMNDRLWHIVDVRDVADALLLVYEKPESSGRYISAPNYINTKAILELLKKTYPNYNYVKCKDNADQNSPITPISSEKLKNQGWKPRALEETLLDSVEYYRKTGILQDVEGEGQACRLPDLFQFFHAAEE; encoded by the exons atgggatcggcggcggcggcgtctca GATGACGCCGCCGCGGGTGTGCGTGACCGGGGGCGGCGGATACATCGCCTCGTGGCTCGTCAAGCTGCTCCTCTCCCGGGGCTACGCCGTCCACGCAACCGTCCGCGATCCAT GCGATCCCAAGAACGCGCACCTGACGCAGCTGGATGGGGCGGCGGAGGGCCTGCGGCTGTTCAAGGCCGACGTGCTCGAACGCGCCGCGCTGGCCGCCGCCGTCAAGGGCTGCGAGGGCGTCTTCCATGTCGCGTCACCTGTGCCCGCCGATAAGATCGTCGATCCTCAG TCAGAAGTAATGGAGCCTGCCGTGAAGGGCACCTTGAATATTCTTGAAGTTTGTTCCTCAATGAAGGTTCAGAAAGTTGTGGTGGTGTCATCCACTTCTGCTGTTCACTTTAACCCGAACTGGCCTCAGGGTAAACCCAAAGATGAGAGTTGCTGGTCAGACAAAAAAGTGTGCATCGAAAATGAG CTTTGGTATTGTGTTGCTAAAACTGTTGCTGAAGAGACAGCCTTGGAATATGCTGAGAAGAATGGGCTTAATGTTGTTACAGTATGTCCTTGTATTGTTTTTGGCCCACAACTGCAACCTGTTGTCAATACCAGTAGCGAACTCCTCGTATATGTGATAAAAG GAGGTCCCAATGCAATGAATGACAGGCTGTGGCATATAGTCGATGTGCGTGATGTGGCCGATGCTTTGCTTCTGGTGTATGAGAAACCAGAATCATCCGGGAGATATATCTCCGCACCAAATTACATCAACACAAAGGCTATCTTGGAGTTGCTAAAGAAGACGTACCCTAACTACAATTACGTGAAGTG CAAGGATAATGCGGATCAGAACTCTCCTATCACACCAATTTCGTCAGAGAAACTGAAGAATCAGGGCTGGAAGCCAAGGGCATTGGAGGAGACGCTTCTGGATAGCGTCGAATACTACCGGAAGACAGGAATTCTGCAGGATGTCGAGGGAGAGGGACAAGCTTGCCGCCTTCCTGATCTGTTTCAGTTTTTTCATGCTGCTGAGGAATGA